A single Pseudomonas sp. HN11 DNA region contains:
- a CDS encoding recombinase family protein, whose protein sequence is MPYAVGYARFSSTKQGKGTSLARQQELIAEWIENNPSYKLYPKKFEDLGRSASKGDHLKHGFGQLLEAINQGEIKEGDVILVEAIDRIGRLQEMEMISLINQIVSAKVQIITLQDNCTYGPIIKSEQIWSLVGKVQQAYMYSASLSERIKKSYRAREKLAANGIIPKRRTPIWLDSNGIIKDEIALAMKGAFEDALAGIGERRILKRLISMHITFAKINPSTIRRWLTNRIAIGYWKEWKIYPPIVSEELFYQVQQRFSDEYKPATAARTHFLSGLIKCGECGANMQVKINKHSPFTMRCTTRCAYGDLRCQNNKSFPVPILLHICNDTATLAVETAMKNLELSTSRKKLIVIEGQLRNISEKIQTLVTSLMKYGQVPEIDVQIAALTKERKNLERDKIFIIDDSTEKNSTYNMAWDYQYELIADHPMRLNALLQSAAFNIKCYTNGRIEASTKGNEFSKCTYEGYDRKKQAYRISTAAQIHHITNREGTLTKERLELFKNMLAIQRSQGINTLAPVETSPKEQAMYDFYTSISN, encoded by the coding sequence ATGCCCTATGCGGTAGGTTATGCTCGTTTTTCGAGTACAAAACAAGGAAAAGGCACTAGTTTAGCTAGACAACAAGAACTAATAGCCGAATGGATTGAAAACAATCCAAGCTACAAGTTATACCCAAAAAAGTTCGAAGACCTAGGGCGATCAGCATCCAAAGGTGACCATCTAAAACATGGTTTCGGACAACTACTGGAAGCCATAAACCAAGGCGAAATAAAAGAAGGTGATGTAATACTCGTGGAAGCAATCGACCGCATTGGTAGATTGCAAGAAATGGAAATGATCTCCTTAATCAATCAGATCGTCAGCGCAAAGGTACAAATAATAACATTACAAGACAACTGTACATATGGCCCAATCATAAAATCCGAGCAGATATGGTCTTTAGTCGGAAAGGTACAGCAGGCATATATGTACAGCGCCTCACTGTCAGAACGAATCAAGAAAAGTTACAGGGCACGTGAAAAGCTTGCCGCAAATGGCATCATCCCAAAACGTAGGACACCAATCTGGCTTGATTCAAATGGAATAATAAAAGATGAAATCGCCCTGGCGATGAAAGGAGCCTTTGAGGATGCACTAGCCGGAATCGGGGAAAGAAGAATCCTGAAACGGTTAATTAGCATGCATATAACGTTTGCAAAAATCAACCCAAGCACAATTAGACGTTGGCTTACCAACAGAATAGCAATCGGGTACTGGAAGGAATGGAAAATCTACCCTCCCATTGTTTCAGAAGAACTATTCTACCAAGTGCAGCAGCGATTTTCAGACGAGTACAAGCCTGCAACAGCAGCACGCACACACTTCCTATCCGGGCTTATCAAATGTGGTGAATGCGGCGCAAACATGCAGGTAAAAATCAACAAACATAGCCCATTCACTATGCGCTGTACAACTCGTTGTGCTTACGGCGACTTAAGGTGCCAGAACAACAAATCTTTTCCAGTGCCTATTTTGCTACACATCTGCAACGACACTGCAACACTGGCTGTTGAAACGGCCATGAAAAACCTGGAGCTTTCTACAAGCAGGAAAAAACTTATCGTCATTGAAGGGCAGTTACGCAATATCAGTGAAAAGATACAAACCCTTGTGACATCCCTGATGAAGTACGGGCAGGTCCCAGAGATAGATGTGCAAATTGCCGCACTGACAAAGGAAAGAAAAAACCTGGAACGCGATAAGATTTTCATTATAGATGACAGCACAGAAAAAAACTCCACATACAACATGGCATGGGATTACCAATACGAACTGATTGCAGACCACCCGATGAGACTAAATGCTTTACTTCAATCCGCTGCGTTCAATATAAAGTGCTACACCAATGGTCGCATTGAGGCAAGCACCAAGGGCAACGAGTTTAGCAAATGCACGTACGAAGGATATGACAGAAAAAAACAAGCATATCGAATTTCGACTGCCGCCCAAATTCATCACATAACAAACCGAGAAGGGACATTAACAAAAGAGCGCTTGGAGCTTTTCAAAAATATGCTTGCTATACAACGCTCACAAGGCATTAACACGTTAGCACCAGTTGAAACCTCCCCCAAAGAACAAGCGATGTATGATTTTTATACATCCATCAGCAACTGA
- a CDS encoding MFS transporter: MRKDYLAFFVSLFLSRLADQILLFIVPLIVFQTTQSVAWAGLAFFIESLPRYLAFPVCGALCDKFAPVRILHISQVYRALACMMAVVLYGVFDTIVWIVLLSALCGVLTTQGIMAREVLMPHVFPQYSYAKTLSYSQIADQSGLVLGPLVAALMLEVWAWHWVVLGVAGLFLLADLAMRVWQRSSTVSLETFEQHRDIWLQPLKIAFGHIRSLPELKRIITLAVGVNLIIGVTLATSAAMVTGQFAQDKDTYALLQAAGALVTIGILFYLARAGLPLKVLGGLSYSMIALGAVIMAASPGIWLYAVGFLLVTGFDKMFNVYLRSTRQRVIPVQDFGKTVGVITLLNNLPQPLAGLAIALLAAPLGTQTVILLLAGITALIGLAVASGWHATVKAELDIG, from the coding sequence ATGCGCAAGGATTATCTGGCGTTCTTTGTCTCATTGTTTCTGTCGCGGCTGGCCGACCAGATTCTGCTGTTTATCGTGCCCTTGATCGTGTTCCAGACCACTCAGAGCGTAGCCTGGGCCGGGCTGGCGTTCTTTATCGAGTCGCTGCCGCGTTATCTCGCGTTCCCGGTATGCGGCGCATTGTGCGACAAGTTCGCGCCGGTGCGCATCCTGCATATCAGCCAGGTGTACCGGGCGTTGGCTTGCATGATGGCCGTGGTTTTGTACGGGGTATTCGACACAATCGTCTGGATCGTGCTGCTCTCGGCGCTCTGCGGCGTGCTGACTACCCAGGGCATCATGGCGCGGGAAGTGCTGATGCCCCATGTGTTCCCACAGTACAGCTACGCCAAGACGCTCTCCTATTCGCAGATTGCCGACCAGAGCGGGCTGGTGCTAGGGCCCTTGGTGGCGGCGCTGATGCTGGAAGTGTGGGCCTGGCACTGGGTCGTACTCGGGGTGGCCGGGCTGTTCTTATTGGCTGACCTGGCAATGCGGGTGTGGCAACGCTCCAGCACCGTCAGCCTGGAGACCTTCGAGCAACACCGGGATATCTGGCTGCAACCGCTGAAGATTGCCTTCGGGCATATCCGCAGCCTGCCGGAACTGAAGCGGATCATCACGCTGGCCGTGGGCGTGAACCTGATCATTGGCGTCACGCTGGCCACGTCTGCGGCCATGGTGACCGGCCAATTTGCACAGGATAAGGACACCTATGCCCTGCTGCAGGCGGCTGGCGCCCTGGTGACCATCGGGATTTTATTTTACCTGGCGCGGGCCGGGCTGCCGCTGAAAGTGCTGGGCGGGTTGTCGTATTCGATGATTGCGCTGGGCGCCGTGATCATGGCGGCCAGCCCCGGCATCTGGCTGTATGCCGTGGGCTTCCTACTGGTCACCGGCTTCGACAAGATGTTCAACGTCTACCTGCGCAGCACCCGTCAGCGGGTGATTCCCGTGCAGGATTTTGGCAAGACCGTGGGAGTGATCACCCTGCTCAATAACCTGCCGCAGCCCTTGGCGGGCCTGGCGATTGCGCTGCTGGCAGCCCCGTTGGGCACGCAGACGGTGATCCTGTTGCTGGCCGGGATTACTGCACTGATTGGCCTGGCGGTCGCCTCAGGCTGGCACGCCACTGTGAAAGCGGAACTCGATATCGGGTGA
- a CDS encoding winged helix-turn-helix domain-containing protein, protein MENLGLGKVLLVEDDEKLAGLIAHFLSQHGFEVRVEHRGDEALAAFLDFKPKIVVLDLMLPGQSGLHVCRGIRAVSDTPIVILTAKEDDLDHILGLESGADDYVIKPIKPPVLLARLRALQRRQAPEPAVRGALAFGRLAIDRSCRVVSLGDDKIDLTTMEFELLWLLASNSGTILSRDDILNRMRGIAFDGLNRSVDVYISKLRSKLNDNPREPVCIKTIWGKGYLFNPFAWEA, encoded by the coding sequence ATGGAAAACCTGGGGTTGGGCAAGGTGTTGCTCGTTGAGGACGACGAAAAGCTCGCGGGGTTGATCGCGCATTTTCTGTCGCAGCATGGCTTTGAAGTGCGCGTAGAGCACCGGGGCGACGAGGCCCTGGCGGCGTTCCTCGACTTCAAGCCGAAGATCGTTGTGCTCGACCTGATGCTGCCCGGCCAGAGCGGCCTGCATGTGTGCCGTGGGATTCGCGCGGTGTCCGACACGCCTATCGTGATCCTCACGGCCAAGGAAGACGACCTGGACCATATCCTGGGCCTTGAGTCCGGTGCCGACGATTACGTGATCAAACCGATTAAGCCGCCGGTTCTGCTGGCCCGCCTGCGCGCGCTGCAACGACGCCAGGCACCGGAACCTGCGGTACGCGGGGCGCTGGCCTTTGGGCGGCTGGCCATTGATCGCAGTTGCCGGGTGGTCAGCCTGGGGGATGACAAGATCGACCTCACCACCATGGAGTTCGAGCTGTTGTGGTTGCTGGCCAGCAACTCGGGGACGATCCTGTCCCGTGATGACATCCTCAACCGTATGCGCGGCATTGCGTTCGACGGCCTCAACCGCAGTGTCGATGTGTATATCAGCAAACTGCGCAGTAAGCTCAACGACAACCCCCGCGAACCGGTGTGCATCAAGACCATCTGGGGCAAGGGCTATCTGTTCAATCCGTTCGCGTGGGAGGCCTAG
- a CDS encoding ATP-binding protein gives MLRLYIRLYIILALGLAGAIWLVNYTYDELLPEANETYNREAMRGPAYSLVEQLRPLLGDAREARLSELQTHYGLQLELVQRDDQALSQREQQLLAAGQLVVRGDFMEFIANIDGGPQLLNIKLPDEPRWLYVWAYSLLGLCLAIVLYFWVRPHWRDLEHIRLAAQRFGDNDLRSRILLPRRSTVRELAGHFNQMAERIESLIANQRELTNAVSHELRTPIARLSFELDQLKQQGDPRQRGELIADMYADLGELEEMVSELLTYASLERGATQVTRERIEAHSWLDSVIGSVALEAEAAGIQLSLRTCEVDFVQIEPRFMARAVINLLRNAIRYAERRVEVSLVKFGNGYEVRVCDDGPGVPEDGRSKIFQPFMRLDASRDRRTGGFGLGLALVQRVSQWHGGQVQVLDSEWGGASFRMTWAYAE, from the coding sequence ATGCTGCGGCTCTATATCCGCCTGTACATCATCCTGGCGCTGGGCCTGGCGGGGGCGATCTGGCTGGTCAACTACACCTACGACGAACTGCTGCCCGAAGCCAACGAAACCTATAATCGTGAAGCGATGCGCGGCCCCGCCTATAGCCTGGTGGAGCAATTGCGCCCTTTGCTTGGCGATGCCCGCGAGGCGCGCCTCAGCGAGCTGCAAACCCACTATGGCCTACAACTGGAATTGGTTCAGCGCGATGACCAGGCGTTGAGCCAACGCGAACAACAATTGCTCGCCGCGGGACAGTTGGTGGTACGTGGCGACTTCATGGAATTTATCGCCAATATTGATGGAGGCCCGCAACTGCTCAATATCAAGCTGCCTGATGAACCGAGGTGGCTGTATGTGTGGGCCTATAGCCTGCTGGGATTGTGCCTGGCAATCGTGCTGTATTTCTGGGTGCGCCCGCACTGGCGTGACCTGGAGCATATCCGCCTGGCCGCGCAACGGTTCGGGGACAATGACCTTCGTTCGCGCATTCTGCTGCCGCGCCGCTCCACCGTGCGCGAGCTGGCCGGGCACTTCAACCAGATGGCCGAGCGCATCGAAAGCCTGATCGCCAATCAGCGCGAACTCACCAACGCCGTGTCCCACGAACTGCGCACGCCGATTGCGCGCCTGTCGTTCGAACTCGATCAGCTCAAGCAACAGGGCGATCCGCGCCAGCGCGGCGAATTGATCGCGGACATGTACGCGGACCTTGGCGAGCTGGAAGAAATGGTTTCCGAACTGCTCACCTATGCCAGCCTGGAACGTGGTGCCACCCAGGTCACCCGTGAGCGCATCGAGGCCCACAGCTGGCTCGACAGTGTGATCGGCAGCGTGGCCCTGGAGGCTGAAGCGGCGGGCATCCAGCTGTCGTTGCGCACCTGCGAGGTGGACTTTGTCCAGATCGAACCGCGCTTCATGGCGCGTGCGGTGATCAACCTGTTGCGCAATGCGATCCGTTACGCCGAGCGCCGTGTGGAAGTGTCGCTGGTCAAGTTCGGCAACGGTTATGAAGTGCGGGTGTGTGACGACGGGCCCGGTGTGCCGGAGGACGGTCGCTCGAAGATTTTCCAGCCCTTCATGCGCCTGGACGCCAGCCGCGACCGCCGCACGGGTGGTTTTGGGCTGGGCTTGGCGTTGGTGCAGCGGGTGTCGCAGTGGCATGGCGGCCAGGTGCAGGTGCTGGATTCGGAATGGGGTGGGGCCTCATTCCGAATGACCTGGGCGTATGCCGAGTAA
- a CDS encoding MipA/OmpV family protein: MPSKNFCLALTSLCLLTAADNVLAEDWAYSLKAGVANLPRYSGSDERMTAPVIGGAIVSPWGIFLDTEKGLGWGYDGNALSFSAYVGASASRKDKNESMRLGSKRLKGMGEIKARPQVGVSASYNLGGMIVGATLEHALKEDDHKDSGKAFTHLELSLGTQLYEGRFGSVDASLSSHFGDRDYLQTWYGVTTGQAARSRFKAYKAGAGNISNGMNLVWSLPISEHTQFSTLLDVQYLADEAGKSPIVERRLQTSVMGVLEYTF; the protein is encoded by the coding sequence ATGCCTTCCAAAAACTTCTGCCTGGCCCTCACCTCTCTGTGCCTGCTCACAGCAGCCGATAACGTGCTGGCCGAAGACTGGGCCTATAGCCTCAAGGCCGGCGTGGCCAACCTGCCCCGCTACAGCGGCAGCGACGAGCGCATGACCGCCCCCGTCATCGGCGGTGCCATCGTCAGCCCGTGGGGGATTTTTCTCGACACCGAAAAAGGCCTGGGCTGGGGTTACGACGGCAACGCCTTGAGTTTCAGTGCCTACGTCGGTGCCAGTGCTTCGCGCAAGGACAAAAACGAGTCCATGCGCCTTGGTTCCAAGCGCCTCAAAGGCATGGGCGAAATCAAGGCACGCCCGCAAGTGGGCGTGAGTGCCAGCTATAACCTGGGCGGCATGATTGTTGGCGCCACCCTGGAACATGCACTCAAGGAAGACGACCACAAGGACAGCGGCAAGGCATTCACACACTTGGAGCTGAGCCTGGGCACCCAGCTGTACGAAGGTCGTTTCGGCTCCGTCGACGCCAGCCTCAGCAGCCATTTCGGTGACCGTGACTACTTGCAGACCTGGTACGGCGTGACCACCGGCCAGGCCGCGCGCAGCCGCTTCAAAGCCTATAAAGCAGGTGCGGGCAATATCAGTAATGGCATGAACCTGGTGTGGAGCCTGCCGATCAGCGAGCACACCCAGTTCTCGACCTTGCTGGATGTGCAGTACCTGGCGGATGAAGCGGGCAAGAGCCCGATTGTTGAGCGGCGGCTGCAAACGTCGGTGATGGGCGTATTGGAGTACACCTTCTAA
- a CDS encoding serine hydrolase domain-containing protein: MLRTLRGLPLLGCLLGSIGCHGQPPAPPPIAKGDYSAIIRYLQARIPGDMAQANVPGLSIALVNGQELIWARGFGMADKARGLPVTPNTAFRAGAISKLLTASAALQLVEQQRLALDAPIQQTLREFYVRSRFHADQQAADHAITLRRLLSHQSGLPSEHLRDLRSSYAMGQMPMRVSGVWLSTPPGTQVAYSNLGYALVGAAIERSSGKDFEAQLQHSLLKPLAMDRASFVGTAAQIGYRAQGYEAGVASPDAQVRDLAASGLWASPKDLSHYVQMLFAQGLYKGNRVMASHSIDDMFTQQNTGNALDFDCQIGLAWFLAPCGDEPIGPGVRTFQHSGGGDDFAAQLTLLPDHQLAVIIMANDSNAEDLIAALTTDTLRLMLEAQTGKPVCSDDCQAPRHGLKLRQVPAAIDRKRLAGFYATAWGVFRIKDDANRLHGELAGYNFELLRDDHGWLRAQKKVLGFWLKDLGELGRVQLDVITVQGRQMLTARSHGQRIAIGERIDPPPLPMAWAETVGTYQVLNTHEPDAPLSGISVRLEDGFLVIRGQLHDEPLTDYILLPVDNAHAVLAGNGYGLGDTVSRQINGLSASGYSFKRTHPPLSF, encoded by the coding sequence ATGCTTCGCACATTGCGCGGTCTTCCATTGCTCGGTTGCCTGTTGGGCAGTATCGGCTGCCATGGGCAACCCCCTGCCCCACCGCCAATCGCCAAGGGCGACTACAGCGCAATCATTCGCTACCTGCAGGCCCGGATCCCCGGGGACATGGCCCAAGCCAATGTCCCCGGCCTGTCCATTGCGCTGGTCAATGGCCAGGAGTTGATCTGGGCCCGCGGGTTCGGTATGGCCGACAAAGCCAGGGGGCTGCCGGTGACCCCAAACACCGCATTCCGTGCCGGCGCGATCTCCAAACTGCTCACCGCCAGCGCTGCTCTGCAACTGGTTGAACAGCAGCGACTGGCACTGGACGCCCCCATCCAGCAGACCTTGCGCGAGTTCTATGTGCGTTCGCGGTTCCACGCCGATCAACAGGCAGCCGACCACGCCATCACCTTGCGGCGCCTGCTGAGTCATCAATCCGGCCTGCCCAGTGAGCACCTGCGTGACCTGCGCAGCAGCTATGCAATGGGGCAGATGCCGATGCGTGTGTCCGGCGTGTGGTTGAGTACACCGCCCGGCACGCAAGTCGCCTACTCCAACCTGGGTTATGCCCTGGTGGGCGCCGCCATCGAGCGCAGCAGCGGCAAGGACTTTGAAGCCCAATTGCAACACAGCTTGCTCAAGCCGCTGGCGATGGACCGCGCGAGCTTTGTCGGGACCGCTGCGCAAATCGGCTATCGCGCCCAGGGCTATGAAGCCGGTGTCGCCAGCCCCGACGCCCAGGTCCGTGACCTTGCCGCCAGCGGCTTGTGGGCCAGCCCCAAGGACCTCAGCCATTACGTGCAGATGCTGTTCGCCCAGGGCCTCTACAAGGGCAATCGGGTGATGGCCAGCCATTCCATCGATGACATGTTCACCCAGCAGAACACCGGCAACGCCTTGGACTTCGATTGCCAGATCGGCCTGGCGTGGTTTCTCGCGCCGTGCGGTGATGAGCCGATCGGCCCTGGGGTGCGCACCTTCCAGCACAGCGGCGGTGGCGATGATTTTGCCGCGCAACTGACTTTGCTGCCGGACCATCAATTGGCGGTGATCATCATGGCCAATGACAGCAACGCCGAAGACCTGATTGCGGCGCTGACCACCGACACCCTGCGCCTGATGCTTGAGGCGCAAACCGGCAAACCGGTGTGCAGCGACGACTGCCAGGCCCCCCGCCACGGGCTCAAGCTGCGCCAAGTGCCCGCCGCCATCGACCGCAAACGCCTGGCCGGGTTTTATGCGACTGCCTGGGGCGTGTTTCGGATCAAGGATGACGCCAATCGGCTGCACGGCGAACTGGCCGGCTACAACTTTGAATTGCTCCGCGACGATCACGGCTGGCTGCGCGCGCAGAAGAAGGTCCTCGGTTTCTGGCTCAAAGACCTCGGCGAACTGGGCCGCGTGCAACTCGATGTGATCACCGTGCAAGGCCGGCAGATGCTTACCGCGCGCAGCCACGGCCAGCGCATTGCCATCGGCGAACGCATCGACCCGCCGCCGCTGCCTATGGCGTGGGCCGAGACCGTCGGCACCTATCAAGTGCTTAACACCCATGAGCCCGATGCGCCGTTGAGCGGCATTAGCGTGCGCCTGGAAGACGGCTTCCTGGTGATTCGCGGCCAACTGCATGACGAGCCGCTGACCGACTACATCCTGCTGCCCGTCGACAACGCCCACGCCGTACTGGCCGGCAACGGCTATGGCCTGGGCGACACCGTCAGCCGCCAGATCAACGGCCTGAGCGCCTCAGGCTACTCCTTCAAACGCACCCATCCACCCTTGAGTTTCTGA
- a CDS encoding GFA family protein — protein MQLEGSCHCGIVTFSLSSDHPYPYQRCYCSICRKTQGGGGYAINLAGDTNSLKVRGRKFISIYHAKLKPEGASRAHASTAERHFCSQCGSALWLFSPQWPELIHPFASAIDTPLPVPPAHTHLMLGSKAPWVEVTLRKGDLQFDEYPEESIAQWHERHGITR, from the coding sequence ATGCAGCTCGAAGGATCCTGCCACTGCGGCATCGTCACGTTCAGCCTCTCCAGTGACCACCCCTACCCCTACCAACGCTGCTATTGCTCGATCTGTCGCAAAACCCAGGGCGGTGGCGGCTATGCGATCAACCTGGCCGGTGACACCAACAGCTTGAAGGTACGCGGGCGCAAGTTCATTTCGATCTACCACGCCAAGCTCAAGCCCGAAGGCGCCAGCCGTGCCCATGCGAGTACCGCCGAACGGCATTTCTGTTCGCAGTGCGGCAGCGCCTTATGGTTGTTCAGCCCGCAATGGCCGGAGTTGATCCATCCGTTTGCCTCGGCCATCGACACGCCTTTGCCGGTGCCACCGGCACATACGCACTTGATGCTCGGCTCCAAGGCGCCATGGGTGGAAGTCACCCTGCGCAAGGGTGACCTGCAGTTCGATGAATACCCTGAGGAATCCATCGCCCAATGGCATGAGCGACACGGCATTACCCGTTAA
- a CDS encoding LysR family transcriptional regulator yields MHFDLADLRLFIHIAESPSLTQGAKRAFLSPAAASARIKALEGQLDTRLLYRDSRGVEITPAGERLLHHARLIMRQVDYLKSEFTQYGVDSAGHIRIFANTTAVTEFLPEILAGFLSQRPGVTVDLQERLSRDIVRGVLDGTSDMGIIAGPVEAAGLQVLHFSTDELVLMVPVDHPLAEQPSVTLEQTLAYQHIGLHEGSTLLSFLREHVERLGKHLSLRIQVSSFEAICRMVEAGVGIGIIPESAAVRHSRTMQLVTVKLDEPWAIRERSILVRELEALPGTIRALIATLMPQSA; encoded by the coding sequence ATGCATTTCGATCTGGCCGACCTGCGCCTGTTCATCCATATCGCCGAATCCCCCAGCCTGACTCAGGGCGCCAAGCGAGCGTTCCTTTCGCCGGCCGCCGCCAGCGCCCGGATCAAAGCCCTCGAAGGCCAACTCGACACCCGCCTGCTGTACCGCGACAGCCGTGGCGTGGAGATCACTCCCGCCGGTGAGCGCTTGCTGCACCATGCACGGTTGATCATGCGCCAGGTGGACTATCTCAAGAGCGAATTCACCCAATACGGCGTCGATTCAGCGGGGCACATCCGCATCTTCGCCAATACCACGGCGGTCACCGAGTTTCTGCCGGAAATACTGGCAGGCTTCCTGTCCCAACGGCCGGGCGTGACCGTCGACCTCCAGGAACGCCTGTCCCGCGATATCGTGCGTGGCGTGCTCGACGGCACCAGCGACATGGGGATTATCGCCGGTCCGGTGGAAGCGGCGGGTTTGCAGGTGCTGCATTTCAGCACGGATGAGCTGGTATTGATGGTGCCGGTCGACCATCCACTGGCGGAGCAACCGTCAGTCACACTGGAACAGACCCTCGCCTACCAGCATATCGGCCTGCATGAAGGCAGCACCTTACTGAGTTTTTTGCGCGAACACGTCGAACGGCTGGGCAAACACTTGTCGCTGCGTATCCAGGTGTCGAGTTTCGAAGCAATCTGCCGAATGGTCGAAGCCGGTGTGGGGATTGGTATCATTCCGGAGTCGGCCGCCGTGCGTCATAGCCGCACCATGCAGCTGGTGACGGTGAAGCTGGACGAACCCTGGGCGATTCGCGAGCGCAGCATCCTGGTGCGGGAGTTGGAGGCGTTGCCCGGCACCATTCGCGCCTTGATCGCCACGTTGATGCCACAAAGCGCCTAA